One region of Flavobacterium sp. KACC 22763 genomic DNA includes:
- a CDS encoding aspartate aminotransferase family protein yields the protein MNLFNVYPLYDITPVKAVDCTIIDDKGVEYLDLYSGHGVISIGHTQPDYVEKLKNQIDNLGFYSNAIQNPLQVELAQKLGKLSGLEDYELFLCSSGAEANENALKLASFHNGKSRVVAFDNSFHGRTSAAVAVTDNKKIVAPINAQQEVTFLPLNQIELVEAELAKGDVTAVIIEGIQGVGGLDQGTTEFFQALEKVCKKHDVVLILDEVQSGYGRSGKFFAFQHHGINADIISVAKGMGNGFPVGAILISPKFEASFGLLGTTFGGSHLSCAAGIAVLDVIEKLDLQKNVNEVYEYFLEKIKEVDGIKQVKGKGLMLGVEFDFDVAALRKKLIIEKHIFTGSANNKNLLRILPPLTVKKADIDTFVKALKESLEELKN from the coding sequence ATGAACTTATTCAACGTTTACCCATTATACGACATAACTCCAGTAAAAGCAGTAGATTGTACAATCATTGACGACAAAGGAGTAGAGTATTTAGATTTATACAGCGGACATGGTGTGATTTCTATCGGGCACACACAACCAGATTATGTAGAAAAACTTAAAAATCAGATAGATAACTTAGGTTTTTATTCGAATGCGATTCAAAACCCTTTGCAGGTGGAACTGGCTCAGAAATTAGGAAAACTTTCTGGTCTTGAGGATTATGAATTGTTTTTGTGCAGTTCTGGAGCTGAAGCAAACGAAAATGCTTTAAAATTAGCGTCTTTCCATAACGGAAAATCAAGAGTTGTGGCTTTTGATAATTCTTTCCACGGAAGAACTTCTGCGGCAGTTGCAGTTACAGATAATAAAAAGATTGTTGCGCCAATTAATGCACAGCAAGAAGTAACGTTTTTACCTCTAAACCAAATCGAATTGGTTGAAGCTGAATTAGCTAAAGGAGATGTTACAGCAGTAATTATCGAAGGAATTCAAGGAGTTGGAGGTTTAGATCAAGGAACAACTGAATTTTTCCAGGCTTTAGAAAAAGTATGTAAAAAACATGATGTTGTTTTGATTTTAGACGAAGTGCAATCTGGATACGGAAGAAGCGGGAAATTCTTCGCTTTCCAACACCACGGAATCAACGCTGATATTATCTCAGTTGCAAAAGGAATGGGGAACGGTTTTCCAGTTGGAGCGATTTTGATTTCTCCAAAATTCGAAGCAAGCTTCGGATTATTAGGAACTACTTTCGGCGGAAGTCATTTATCTTGTGCAGCAGGGATTGCTGTTTTAGACGTAATTGAAAAACTTGATTTACAGAAAAATGTAAATGAAGTTTACGAATATTTCTTAGAAAAAATCAAAGAAGTTGACGGAATCAAACAAGTAAAAGGAAAAGGATTAATGCTTGGAGTAGAATTTGATTTTGATGTTGCAGCTTTAAGAAAGAAACTAATCATCGAAAAACACATTTTTACAGGAAGTGCCAACAATAAAAATCTGTTAAGAATTTTACCGCCACTTACAGTTAAAAAAGCAGATATCGATACTTTCGTAAAAGCTTTAAAAGAAAGTTTAGAGGAACTTAAAAACTAA
- a CDS encoding argininosuccinate synthase: MKKVVLAYSGGLDTSYCLKYLKNEKGYEVHTVLVDTGGFSAEELTAIEKRAYELGSAQHANLTILDKYYDKAIKYLIFGNVLKNNTYPLSVSAERVFQAIEAIKYAKKVGATAIAHGSTGAGNDQIRFDLIFQTIAPEIEIITPIRDLKLSRQEEVDYLAQNGVHYSWEKAQYSINKGLWGTSVGGKETLTSSQPLPSEAYPSQLQKEGEEKVTLHFEQGELVGLNGKTDKPSNNIVALEKLASAYAIGRDIHVGDTIIGIKGRVGFEAAAPLIIIKAHHLLEKHTLGKWQQYWKEQLGNWYGMLFHEGQFLDPVMRNIETFLQDTQKTVNGTVTVSLKPYHFSLDGIESENDLMNTGFGQYGEMNNAWTSDDAKGFIKILGNAQNIFSSVNKLDHD, encoded by the coding sequence ATGAAAAAAGTAGTATTAGCTTATAGCGGAGGATTAGATACCTCGTATTGTTTGAAATATTTAAAAAATGAAAAAGGATACGAAGTTCACACTGTTCTTGTTGACACAGGAGGATTTTCTGCTGAAGAATTAACAGCTATTGAAAAAAGAGCTTATGAGTTAGGAAGTGCACAACACGCCAACTTAACAATTTTAGATAAATATTACGATAAAGCTATCAAATACTTGATTTTCGGAAATGTATTAAAAAACAACACATATCCATTATCAGTAAGTGCGGAGCGTGTTTTTCAAGCAATTGAAGCTATAAAATATGCGAAAAAAGTAGGAGCTACTGCAATCGCTCACGGAAGTACTGGTGCAGGAAATGATCAAATTCGTTTTGATTTGATTTTCCAAACGATTGCTCCAGAAATCGAAATTATTACTCCAATTAGAGATTTAAAACTTTCAAGACAAGAAGAGGTTGATTATTTGGCTCAAAATGGAGTTCACTATTCTTGGGAAAAAGCACAATATTCTATTAATAAAGGACTTTGGGGAACAAGCGTTGGAGGAAAAGAAACGCTAACTTCTAGTCAGCCATTGCCAAGCGAAGCTTATCCTTCGCAATTGCAAAAAGAAGGTGAAGAAAAAGTAACACTTCATTTTGAACAAGGAGAATTAGTTGGTTTAAACGGAAAAACAGATAAGCCTTCAAATAATATTGTGGCTCTTGAAAAACTCGCAAGTGCTTATGCAATTGGTAGAGATATTCACGTAGGTGATACGATTATCGGAATTAAAGGAAGAGTTGGTTTTGAAGCTGCTGCCCCATTAATTATCATCAAAGCGCACCATTTATTAGAGAAACACACTCTTGGAAAATGGCAGCAATACTGGAAAGAGCAATTAGGAAACTGGTACGGAATGTTATTTCATGAAGGTCAGTTCTTGGATCCAGTTATGAGAAATATTGAAACTTTCTTGCAAGACACACAAAAAACAGTAAACGGAACGGTAACAGTTTCTTTAAAACCATATCATTTCTCACTTGACGGAATCGAATCTGAAAACGATTTGATGAACACAGGTTTCGGTCAGTACGGAGAAATGAACAATGCTTGGACATCTGACGATGCAAAAGGATTTATCAAGATTTTAGGAAATGCGCAAAACATATTCTCATCTGTAAACAAATTAGATCATGATTAA
- the proB gene encoding glutamate 5-kinase produces the protein MGKKRILLKIGSNTLTKETNHISRGKIEDLGIQIAALNDEYEFIIVSSGAIAAAKQFVKLDNQDKDVFVKQALASIGQPHLMRIYNENFKDLGLNTSQCLLSYSDFEKEQTKKNIVNTINVLVKNNYIPIINENDTVATDEIRFGDNDKLAALTAVLLNVDILIIATNTNGIYTKESIHNEVPETIKLVNDLKTLEKEIGDSKSSHGTGGMQSKIEAAAISKAANIETWIVNGLNDNFILRALKDEIPFTKIV, from the coding sequence ATGGGTAAGAAACGGATTTTATTAAAAATAGGAAGTAATACTTTAACCAAAGAAACCAATCATATTTCGCGGGGAAAGATTGAAGACCTAGGAATACAGATTGCAGCTTTAAACGACGAATATGAGTTTATCATAGTGAGTTCAGGAGCAATTGCAGCAGCAAAGCAGTTTGTGAAGCTGGATAATCAAGACAAAGATGTTTTTGTAAAACAAGCTCTAGCTTCAATCGGTCAGCCACATTTAATGCGGATTTACAATGAAAATTTTAAAGATTTAGGATTAAACACTTCTCAGTGTTTGCTTTCTTATTCTGATTTCGAAAAAGAGCAGACCAAAAAGAATATTGTAAATACGATTAATGTATTGGTTAAAAACAATTACATTCCGATTATCAATGAAAATGATACCGTTGCAACAGACGAGATTCGTTTTGGAGATAATGATAAATTAGCGGCTTTAACGGCAGTTCTTTTAAATGTTGATATTCTGATTATTGCGACCAACACAAACGGAATTTATACGAAAGAATCGATTCATAATGAGGTTCCGGAAACAATAAAATTGGTAAATGACTTAAAAACGCTTGAGAAAGAAATCGGCGATTCAAAATCATCACACGGAACAGGAGGGATGCAGTCTAAAATAGAAGCAGCCGCAATTTCAAAAGCAGCCAACATCGAAACTTGGATTGTCAATGGATTAAATGATAATTTTATTCTGCGAGCTTTGAAGGATGAAATTCCCTTTACCAAAATTGTGTAG
- the argC gene encoding N-acetyl-gamma-glutamyl-phosphate reductase has product MINVGIIGGSGYTAGELIRILMYHPKVNIDFVYSTTNAGKPLSVAHHDLMGDIEMNFTAEINPNVNVVFLCLGHGKSISFLKENQFASHTKIIDLGNDFRLNKDAHFEGKDFVYGLPEINKAEIKKTNYIANPGCFATAIQLALLPLAKHNLLNNDVHINATTGSTGAGVSLSETSHFSWRNNNMSHYKAFEHQHLGEISESLVQLQDDFDSELLFIPNRGDFPRGIFATLYTLCDDSLEQLVAKYEEFYKNEPFVTVTTTNINMKQVVQTNKCIISLLKKGNRVLITSIIDNLTKGASGQAIQNMNLMFGLEETTGLHLKPSGF; this is encoded by the coding sequence ATGATTAATGTCGGAATTATTGGTGGTTCGGGCTACACAGCCGGAGAACTCATCAGAATTTTAATGTATCACCCAAAAGTAAACATCGATTTTGTTTACAGTACAACAAACGCTGGAAAACCGCTTTCTGTAGCGCATCATGATTTGATGGGTGATATTGAAATGAATTTCACAGCTGAAATCAATCCGAATGTGAATGTTGTTTTCTTGTGTTTAGGTCACGGAAAATCGATTTCATTTTTGAAGGAAAATCAGTTTGCAAGTCATACCAAAATCATCGATTTAGGAAATGATTTTAGATTGAATAAAGATGCTCATTTCGAAGGAAAAGATTTTGTTTACGGTTTGCCTGAAATCAATAAAGCTGAAATCAAAAAGACAAATTATATCGCAAATCCAGGTTGTTTTGCAACTGCTATTCAGTTGGCTTTATTGCCTTTGGCAAAACATAATTTGTTGAATAATGATGTTCACATTAACGCTACAACTGGAAGCACAGGAGCAGGAGTAAGTCTTTCTGAAACGTCTCATTTCAGTTGGAGAAACAATAATATGTCACATTACAAAGCTTTTGAACATCAGCATTTAGGTGAAATTTCAGAAAGTCTGGTGCAATTGCAGGATGATTTTGACAGTGAATTGCTTTTTATTCCGAACAGAGGAGATTTTCCAAGAGGAATTTTTGCTACGCTTTATACATTGTGCGATGATAGTTTGGAACAATTGGTTGCAAAATACGAAGAGTTCTATAAAAACGAACCTTTCGTAACTGTTACCACGACAAACATCAACATGAAACAAGTGGTGCAAACGAATAAATGTATTATTAGTTTATTGAAAAAAGGAAACCGGGTTCTCATAACATCAATTATCGATAACTTAACCAAAGGTGCTTCAGGACAAGCAATTCAAAACATGAATTTAATGTTCGGATTAGAAGAAACCACAGGTTTACATTTGAAACCAAGCGGATTTTAA
- a CDS encoding GNAT family N-acetyltransferase, with the protein MKISIVVTQEEHFKYAQEICDTIESSALLRGTGIAKRTPEYIQKKMANGDAMIALADGKFAGFCYIESWQHGKFVAHSGLIVHPDYRSHGLAKKIKSKVFEYSLKRFPDAKIFGITTGLAVMKINSELGYKPVPFSELTTDPSFWAGCKTCTNYHILQSKENKMCLCTGMLYDPKEKQKTPPRHPFNEAVLNRLRKIKQALFLNKILSLFV; encoded by the coding sequence ATGAAGATCTCTATTGTTGTTACCCAGGAAGAACACTTTAAATACGCACAAGAAATCTGCGATACGATAGAATCATCTGCCTTGTTAAGAGGCACGGGGATTGCTAAAAGAACTCCTGAGTACATTCAGAAAAAAATGGCAAACGGTGATGCAATGATTGCTTTGGCTGACGGAAAGTTTGCAGGTTTTTGTTATATAGAAAGCTGGCAGCACGGAAAGTTTGTTGCGCATTCTGGGTTAATTGTACATCCAGATTATAGAAGTCATGGTTTGGCCAAAAAGATAAAATCAAAGGTTTTTGAGTATTCTTTGAAAAGATTTCCAGACGCTAAAATATTTGGAATTACGACTGGTTTGGCGGTAATGAAAATTAACTCTGAATTAGGCTATAAACCAGTTCCGTTCTCAGAATTGACAACCGATCCAAGTTTCTGGGCGGGTTGTAAAACGTGTACAAATTATCATATTCTACAAAGCAAAGAGAACAAAATGTGCCTTTGTACAGGAATGTTATATGATCCAAAAGAAAAACAAAAAACACCGCCAAGACATCCTTTTAACGAGGCTGTTTTAAACAGACTTAGAAAAATAAAACAAGCTTTATTCTTAAACAAAATCTTGTCATTGTTCGTTTAA
- a CDS encoding glutamate-5-semialdehyde dehydrogenase yields MKPLSIETRNAVLRTMAKLVEQERNQIILTNQEDLSDYDGSDLAMEERLKVDDKKVDEMILSLNQLASQEDPVGVERFHFTHDNGIKVVNKTAAFGTILIIYESRPDVTIEAGGIAFKSGNKILLKGGKESLKSNLKIVSLWHKALEENGVSKDWVEYLNYNRTETQAFLEKPTQKVDLIVPRGGEKLIEFVKAHATCPVIVSGRGNNFVYVHEKADTDLALKVILNAKTSKISACNALDKVLIDSKLPNFEGFVAMLIEALIESKVEVIVDKSLENFENTKTLQNEDIWYEEFLDYKIVIGTIDSQEHAINMINKYCGGHSAAIITRDNEAAQQFMESIDAAAVYQNASTRFTDGGQFGLGGELAISTDKLHQRGPIGLQHLVTNKWYVYGEGQIR; encoded by the coding sequence ATGAAACCATTATCAATTGAAACACGCAATGCGGTTTTGCGGACTATGGCAAAGCTTGTCGAGCAGGAGCGGAATCAGATAATCCTAACCAATCAGGAAGATTTATCAGATTACGATGGCTCAGATTTAGCGATGGAAGAACGTTTAAAAGTAGATGATAAAAAAGTCGACGAAATGATTTTATCGTTAAATCAGTTAGCTTCTCAGGAAGATCCCGTTGGCGTTGAGCGTTTTCATTTTACACATGATAATGGAATAAAAGTGGTGAATAAAACCGCTGCTTTTGGAACGATTTTAATCATATACGAATCTCGCCCAGATGTTACCATTGAAGCGGGAGGAATTGCCTTTAAATCCGGAAATAAAATTTTATTAAAGGGAGGAAAAGAGTCTTTAAAATCAAACTTGAAAATCGTAAGTCTTTGGCATAAAGCTTTAGAAGAAAACGGAGTTTCAAAAGATTGGGTAGAATATCTCAATTACAACCGAACAGAAACTCAGGCATTTTTAGAAAAACCAACTCAAAAAGTTGATTTAATAGTTCCAAGAGGAGGAGAAAAACTTATTGAATTTGTAAAAGCACATGCGACTTGCCCAGTAATCGTAAGCGGACGAGGAAATAATTTTGTTTACGTTCACGAAAAAGCAGATACTGATTTGGCTCTAAAAGTAATTTTGAATGCTAAAACATCTAAAATTTCGGCTTGTAATGCTTTAGATAAAGTTTTAATCGATTCCAAATTGCCAAACTTTGAAGGTTTCGTTGCAATGTTAATCGAAGCTTTAATTGAATCAAAAGTAGAAGTTATTGTAGATAAATCGTTAGAGAATTTCGAAAATACTAAAACACTTCAAAACGAAGATATTTGGTACGAAGAGTTCTTAGATTATAAAATTGTAATTGGAACCATAGATTCTCAAGAGCATGCCATTAATATGATCAATAAATACTGCGGAGGACATTCTGCAGCAATTATTACAAGAGATAATGAAGCGGCACAGCAGTTTATGGAATCGATCGATGCCGCTGCAGTTTATCAAAATGCCTCAACCCGTTTCACAGATGGCGGACAGTTTGGTTTAGGCGGAGAATTAGCCATAAGTACTGATAAACTCCATCAACGCGGTCCAATCGGCCTTCAACATCTTGTAACCAATAAATGGTACGTTTACGGAGAAGGACAGATTAGATAA